A stretch of the Nosocomiicoccus ampullae genome encodes the following:
- a CDS encoding dihydroorotase — protein sequence MLLKRAKLLLDNKFIEKDVLIEDGKIKEINESIEESGHDIIDLEGKLLTPGLVDVHVHFREPGFEHKETIKTGSLAAARGGFTTVCPMPNTKPIIDTVERLDQVNEIIERDAAIRVLPYVSITEGLSGEKLVDFDGLKAHGAFAFTDDGVGVQTAKVMYEAMKKAASINMPIVAHTEDNSLAGTGAVHEGDVSERLDVEGIPSLAESTQIARDVLLAEAADCHYHVCHVSTKESVRVIRDAKRAGIKVTAEVTPHHLVLDENDFKELDPNFKMNPPLRGSDDREALIEGLLDGTIDFIATDHAPHHKDEKAVGVSKAPFGIVGIEHAFQLLYTKLVKTEVFTLQQLVDFMTVKPSKVFNLDSGEIKEGKAADLTIIDLEDHVTITEDGFVSKASNSPFIGEALESDIYMTICDGKIVYEK from the coding sequence GTGCTTTTAAAACGAGCAAAGTTACTGTTAGATAATAAGTTCATCGAAAAAGATGTATTAATTGAAGATGGTAAGATTAAAGAGATTAACGAATCTATCGAGGAAAGTGGTCATGACATCATCGACTTAGAAGGTAAACTGTTAACACCAGGTCTAGTCGATGTACATGTTCACTTTAGAGAACCAGGATTTGAACATAAAGAAACGATCAAAACGGGGTCTTTAGCAGCTGCACGAGGTGGATTTACGACAGTTTGCCCAATGCCAAACACAAAACCAATTATCGATACGGTTGAAAGACTTGATCAGGTCAATGAAATTATTGAGCGTGACGCAGCCATTCGCGTATTACCATATGTATCGATTACTGAAGGGTTAAGTGGAGAAAAACTCGTTGATTTTGACGGATTAAAAGCACACGGTGCGTTTGCATTCACAGATGACGGTGTCGGTGTACAAACAGCTAAAGTAATGTATGAAGCAATGAAAAAAGCAGCATCAATTAACATGCCAATCGTTGCACATACTGAAGACAACTCCCTCGCTGGTACAGGTGCGGTACATGAAGGTGACGTTTCAGAAAGACTTGACGTTGAAGGAATTCCAAGCCTTGCTGAGTCAACACAAATTGCACGTGACGTATTACTTGCTGAAGCAGCAGATTGTCATTACCACGTCTGTCACGTGTCAACAAAAGAATCTGTACGAGTCATTCGTGATGCAAAACGTGCAGGTATTAAAGTTACTGCAGAAGTGACTCCACACCACTTAGTATTAGATGAGAATGACTTTAAAGAGTTAGATCCAAACTTTAAAATGAACCCACCATTACGTGGCAGTGACGACCGTGAGGCATTAATTGAAGGATTACTCGACGGGACAATTGATTTTATCGCTACAGATCATGCACCGCATCATAAAGATGAAAAAGCGGTTGGTGTTTCGAAAGCACCATTTGGAATTGTCGGTATTGAACACGCATTCCAGTTACTTTATACAAAACTTGTAAAAACAGAAGTATTTACGTTACAACAACTCGTTGATTTTATGACAGTTAAACCAAGTAAAGTGTTTAATCTTGATAGCGGTGAAATTAAAGAAGGAAAAGCTGCTGATTTAACAATCATCGATTTAGAAGATCACGTGACGATTACTGAAGATGGATTCGTATCTAAAGCAAGTAACTCACCGTTTATTGGTGAAGCACTAGAGTCAGATATTTACATGACAATTTGTGACGGAAAAATCGTCTACGAAAAATAA
- a CDS encoding dihydroorotate dehydrogenase electron transfer subunit: MNHVLSVKSQEEIAHNIYKMVIHGPITSKMKTPGQFAHIRVNETSAFMLRRPISISDVDAVNGTFTIVYRAGGKGTTELSKLQSGDSVDVLAPLGNGFPVEKSNHVLIVGGGIGVPPLLELSKQLNKIGVKTTHVLGFSSEREVFYEDEFSRLGDTYVATVDGSYGTKGFVTDVIENLDTEFDKFYACGPKVMLKVLSETLDMDGYISLEERMGCGFGACYACVADKKDGGQVKLCVNGPVFKKGEIIL, from the coding sequence ATGAATCACGTACTCAGTGTAAAATCTCAAGAAGAAATTGCACATAATATTTATAAAATGGTGATCCATGGCCCGATTACAAGTAAAATGAAAACGCCAGGTCAGTTTGCACATATACGTGTGAATGAGACTTCAGCGTTTATGCTAAGACGTCCGATTTCCATATCGGACGTTGATGCTGTCAATGGGACTTTTACGATTGTATATCGTGCAGGTGGAAAAGGTACTACAGAGCTTTCGAAACTACAAAGCGGAGATAGCGTCGACGTGTTAGCACCTCTTGGTAATGGTTTCCCAGTTGAAAAATCGAATCATGTACTAATTGTTGGTGGTGGAATCGGAGTCCCACCATTACTAGAGTTATCTAAACAGTTAAACAAGATCGGTGTTAAAACAACACATGTACTCGGATTTAGTTCTGAACGTGAAGTTTTCTATGAAGATGAGTTTAGTCGTTTAGGTGATACATACGTTGCAACAGTAGATGGTAGCTACGGAACGAAAGGTTTTGTAACAGACGTTATTGAAAATCTAGATACTGAATTTGATAAGTTTTATGCATGTGGCCCAAAAGTAATGTTAAAAGTTTTAAGTGAAACATTAGATATGGACGGTTACATTTCGTTAGAGGAACGTATGGGATGCGGCTTTGGTGCATGTTACGCTTGTGTTGCTGATAAAAAAGACGGCGGGCAAGTGAAATTATGTGTGAACGGTCCAGTATTTAAAAAAGGAGAGATTATACTATGA